The nucleotide window ACCAACAAGAACACACATTCATTTTGATATTAATATCATCCATTCATTCTCATAATGTGATTCACTCAAACAGGTGCGATTCGTGATCATTGGGAATTTGTTTTGCACGGAATATGCCATCCACCGACGCTTTGATCTGAAAGGCTCCTCCCACGGCCGCCTAACTGACAAGCCCGAATCAGAGATTGAACCAACCATGACCCTCAAGGACCTCGATTTGAACTTCATATTCCGTTTGCACAAGTCTTGGTTCAGAGATTTCTGCAGGTataattcaatcaatcaaaacTAGTGTTAAATTAAGGAATCTAGTTTGATTCTGAAATATCTATGTTGTGCATAGTCAAATAGACAGAGACTGTGACTTACTTGAACAAGAGAGAATCATGGATTACAGTCTTCTTGTTGGCATTCACTTCAAAGACCTGACCAATGCCGGGGAGCCCCTAATTATGTGTGCCCAAACGCCTCTAGGCAACGGATCACCGGACCGCAGCCAGTAAGATGCTTCCCAAAATCAATCTTCTTATTCCTAACAGAAAAAATGACAAGTGGTTGTGGCAGGTCGACAACGTTCAAACTAGGTGCCAACATCCCTGCACGAGCCGAGCTGACAGTAAGGAAAAATAATGGGGAGGCTCAGCTAGTGGGAGAGCCGACAGGGGAGTACTACGACGTGGTCCTCATTTTCGGCATCATTGACATCCTGCAAGACTACGATATTAGCAAGAAGCTCGAGCACGCCTACAAGTCATTCCAGTTCGACCCGACCTCTATCTCAGCTGTGGATCCCAAGCAATACTCCAAACGCTTCAGGGATTTCATATTCAGAGTTTTTACAGAAGACGGTTGATGGGATCCATCTTGTTGTATTTATAGCTACCATTTTTGTACCAATTCTTTTGGTCCAAGGCCACTACACAAAATAAGCTTTGTACACAACAACGACAATGAGTTAATATACAATACAAGGAAACATAGTACCAATTATTAGTACCTCGTCATGTTTCCTACTTAGAATTCGGAATAGTTTTTACTTTTCATTTACTTTGATTAATGCTTACCTTTATTACATTTTTTGGCTTGTCTTTGGCCATGTAGAAATAGTCTGACCTTTGAAATATTGCAAAAATAATTTGACTTGAAATAATCTGGAGACTGAGGTGGAAAACTCAagttaatttggataatttaatttaatttgtaaattATGTGGAAATATATTTTTCGGTTAAGCATCAAAACAAAGTCAAAAATATACTTTCAGCATCAAACTGGCGCCATTTTAACGTCATTTTGATGCTCAAGTAGAAAATTTATTTTCTAACCGATTTAGATAATTTTCACCAAATCAGCCATATCTACAACTCGTCAACTGAAATGGGGAAATAAGACGGAGATAACGAGGAGAACAAGAAAAATAGAGGCTGGATTCCCATAAAACTATTTCTTATATGTGTCTCTAATATAAACTCATCAGCTATACAAATACAACTATACAAGGGAATATATACTATATGTATAAATTATATTACTACAACATTAGCAAAATGAAATAAGACCTGGATATTACCATGGTTCAAAGTTTTTGAAAAGGATATTTCTGTGCTCCTGTTGTTTTGACCAACCAACCCCCATCAAAATCAGGTTCAACCGTACTACTAGT belongs to Salvia splendens isolate huo1 unplaced genomic scaffold, SspV2 ctg290, whole genome shotgun sequence and includes:
- the LOC121789608 gene encoding uncharacterized protein LOC121789608 isoform X2 — protein: MLMKACERLILLKHNPKELRDYAVLLYHCGYYEEALFLKHYQNTKQQTGSDTNVEEEAVKKLVVRLNLILMGVGWSKQQEHRNILFKNFEPCLQIISSQIIFAIFQRSDYFYMAKDKPKNVIKLILCSGLGPKELVQKW